Proteins encoded by one window of Elaeis guineensis isolate ETL-2024a chromosome 12, EG11, whole genome shotgun sequence:
- the LOC105032788 gene encoding small ribosomal subunit protein bTHXm has product MAMRWLARWAMQQVAEHRPMLSSFSSSSSSAAPVLVPCGRGDKKTKRGKRFKGSYGNARPKREKKIERIKDRVEVPRSTPWPLPFKLI; this is encoded by the coding sequence ATGGCGATGCGGTGGCTGGCGAGGTGGGCGATGCAGCAGGTGGCGGAGCATCGCCCGATGTTATCctccttttcttcctcctcttcgtCGGCGGCGCCCGTTCTGGTCCCGTGCGGCCGCGGCGACAAGAAGACGAAGAGGGGGAAGCGCTTCAAGGGGTCGTACGGCAACGCAAGGCCCAAGCGGGAGAAGAAGATCGAGCGGATCAAGGACCGGGTCGAGGTCCCCAGGTCCACCCCTTGGCCCCTCCCTTTCAAGCTCATCTGA